One segment of Drosophila mauritiana strain mau12 chromosome 3R, ASM438214v1, whole genome shotgun sequence DNA contains the following:
- the LOC117146087 gene encoding LOW QUALITY PROTEIN: uncharacterized protein LOC117146087 (The sequence of the model RefSeq protein was modified relative to this genomic sequence to represent the inferred CDS: deleted 1 base in 1 codon), producing the protein MTSTCLAAIRAPWFPLPSRKESRAPCVPSSLKPKSQSRRGNAIVAHGVASSLLAHSHTDLISSLARHCVTLTGTEHHHQQQKQQQPPQQPPPPTERQHSTTQASGKQPVLRDGRSVGWCMCIVRKCTGDIPTSIGIVPHFCCRLPGSSASVSCDTCLAHFARLGIRIGPLTKSTCPRFSSWGRFLRSSEWQCFDMGIGTT; encoded by the exons ATGACCTCGACCTGCCTGGCAGCCATCCGTGCTCCCTGGTTCCCACTCCCCTCGAGAAAAGAGAGCCGTGCCCCATGCGTGCCGTCCTCACTTAAGCCAAAGAGCCAATCTCGTCGAGGCAATGCCATTGTTGCACATGG tgtgGCCTCTTCCCTTTTGGCGCACAGTCACACAGACCTCATTTCCTCTTTGGCGCGACATTGCGTTACACTTACGGGCACGGAGcaccatcatcagcagcagaagcagcagcaaccaccgcagcaaccaccaccaccaacggAACGGCAGCATAGCACCACCCAGGCAAGCGGCAAACAGCCGGTGCTGCGAGATGGG CGGTCGGTTGGCTGGTGCATGTGCATCGTGAGAAAGTGTACTGGAGACATTCCCACAAGTATTGGGATTGTGCCGCACTTCTGCTGCCGGTTGCCCGGTTCCTCGGCCtcggtcagctgtgacactTGTTTGGCGCATTTTGCGAGATTGGGTATTCGGATTGGGCCATTGACGAAATCCACCTGCCCGAGG TTTTCTTCGTGGGGGAGGTTTCTGAGATCATCAGAGTGGCAATGTTTTGATATGGGTATTGGGACGACTTAA
- the LOC117144937 gene encoding enhancer of split mdelta protein has protein sequence MAVQGQRFMTKTQHYRKVTKPLLERKRRARMNLYLDELKDLIVDTMDAQGEQVSKLEKADILELTVNYLKAQQQQRVANPQSPPPDQVNLDKFRAGYTQAAYEVSHIFSTVPGLDLKFGTHLMKQLGHQLKDMKQEEEIIDMAEEPVNLADQKRSKSPREEDIHHGEEVWRPW, from the coding sequence ATGGCCGTTCAGGGTCAGAGATTTATGACCAAGACTCAGCATTACCGCAAGGTGACCAAACCCCTCCTGGAGCGCAAAAGACGCGCCCGGATGAACCTGTATCTGGACGAACTTAAGGATCTCATCGTGGACACCATGGATGCACAGGGCGAGCAGGTCAGCAAGCTGGAGAAAGCGGACATCCTAGAGCTCACCGTCAACTATCTGAAggcgcaacagcagcagcgagtGGCCAATCCTCAATCCCCACCACCCGACCAGGTTAACCTGGACAAATTTCGGGCCGGATACACCCAGGCTGCCTACGAGGTCTCACATATATTCTCTACGGTTCCCGGCTTGGATCTCAAATTCGGCACCCACCTGATGAAGCAATTGGGTCACCAGCTCAAGGACATGAAGCAGGAAGAAGAAATCATCGATATGGCCGAAGAACCAGTTAATCTAGCCGACCAAAAACGTTCAAAATCTCCGCGAGAAGAGGATATCCATCATGGCGAAGAAGTCTGGCGTCCCTGGTGA